One Gemmatimonadaceae bacterium DNA segment encodes these proteins:
- a CDS encoding BMP family ABC transporter substrate-binding protein, which yields MRKLTYVLGTLLVVHIALLFVRPSGAEERPSGEGLDVGIVFDLGGRGDKSFNDGAYLGAERALKELGARVRFIEPGEGSDREAGLRLLAAEGMDLVIGVGFIFSDDLTQLAKEYPKTNFAGVDYAVTMDASGKAVQPPANLAALKFREEEGSFLVGALAALAGGSKKVGFVGGMDFPLIHKFEMGYKAGVKAVCPDCEVIAQYAGVTPEAFRNPSRGQELALSQIQSGVNVIFHASGSTGLGVFEAVRRRGKLAIGVDADQYSEAPGFILTSMVKGVDAAVFDTIERVKDGTFKGGIFQLGLREKGVDYIYDAHNRGLIPDSVHARVEALRQEIIGGRISVPSTK from the coding sequence ATGCGCAAGCTCACCTACGTCCTCGGCACGCTCCTCGTCGTTCATATCGCCCTCCTCTTCGTCCGCCCATCAGGCGCCGAGGAGCGGCCATCGGGCGAAGGGCTCGACGTGGGGATCGTCTTCGACCTCGGCGGGCGCGGCGACAAGTCGTTCAACGACGGCGCATACCTCGGCGCGGAACGAGCGCTCAAGGAGCTGGGGGCGCGCGTCCGCTTCATTGAACCGGGCGAGGGCTCGGACCGCGAGGCGGGGCTCCGGCTCCTCGCCGCCGAGGGGATGGACCTGGTGATCGGCGTCGGCTTCATCTTCTCCGACGACCTCACGCAGCTCGCCAAGGAGTATCCGAAGACGAACTTCGCCGGGGTCGACTACGCGGTGACGATGGACGCGTCGGGGAAAGCCGTTCAGCCGCCGGCCAACCTGGCGGCGCTCAAGTTCCGCGAGGAGGAAGGGTCGTTCCTGGTGGGCGCGCTGGCGGCGCTGGCGGGCGGGTCGAAGAAGGTGGGCTTCGTGGGCGGGATGGACTTCCCGCTCATCCACAAGTTCGAGATGGGATACAAGGCGGGGGTGAAGGCGGTCTGCCCGGACTGCGAAGTGATCGCCCAGTACGCCGGCGTCACACCGGAGGCGTTCCGCAACCCGTCGCGCGGGCAGGAGCTGGCGCTCTCGCAGATCCAATCGGGAGTGAACGTGATCTTCCACGCCTCGGGCTCCACCGGGCTCGGTGTGTTCGAAGCCGTTAGGCGGCGCGGGAAGCTGGCCATCGGGGTCGACGCCGATCAGTACAGCGAGGCTCCGGGTTTCATCCTCACGTCGATGGTGAAAGGAGTCGACGCCGCGGTCTTCGACACGATCGAGCGGGTGAAGGACGGCACCTTCAAGGGCGGGATCTTCCAGTTGGGGCTGCGCGAGAAGGGGGTGGACTACATCTATGATGCGCACAACCGGGGGCTGATCCCTGATTCGGTGCATGCGCGGGTGGAGGCGTTGCGGCAGGAGATCATTGGGGGGAGGATCAGCGTGCCGTCGACGAAGTAG
- a CDS encoding DUF1801 domain-containing protein: MKASTSPPATIDAYIAASPPAVQPILERIRRTVRKAAPLAEERISYRMPAFFLDGVVIYFAAFKKHIGIFPPVRDAALLPQLSKYAGPKGNLQFPLSEPIPYTLITKIVKARLRANRDRKAARS, encoded by the coding sequence ATGAAGGCGAGCACCTCTCCGCCAGCTACAATCGACGCATACATCGCCGCATCGCCACCCGCGGTCCAGCCTATCCTGGAACGGATCCGGCGCACGGTGCGCAAGGCAGCTCCCCTCGCCGAGGAACGCATCAGCTATCGGATGCCAGCCTTCTTCCTCGACGGGGTGGTGATCTACTTCGCCGCGTTCAAGAAGCACATCGGGATCTTTCCCCCGGTGCGCGACGCGGCGCTCCTTCCCCAGTTGTCGAAGTACGCCGGTCCCAAGGGCAACCTGCAGTTCCCGCTCTCGGAGCCAATCCCCTACACCCTCATCACGAAGATCGTGAAGGCGCGCTTGCGGGCGAATCGTGACCGCAAGGCGGCGCGCTCGTAG
- a CDS encoding alpha/beta hydrolase — protein MIARPLVAAALLTLAAVPASAQLVARPVPNAGVESFTFQSPSMGVRFSLNVGMPADYKPGDGKRYPALIVTDGDFTFGNVFAAAASLSGVIKPLFVISVGTALTEGEAEHSRRRIYEFSPPGWDRKDAFGELVSGFCKTLQSPEGRCTGGSAKFLTAIATEMLPLLAAKFPIDTTQLGLFGLSAGGFFTSWAVFQPNSPFTRYIISSPAMSYGRGEIFRQEAAYAATHKDLPVGIYLAAGVLEATDPQLEGIGEIVSGMSHLAGTLGGRNYPGLKLTIEFHPGMGHSDVMAASVVRGLRTLYAK, from the coding sequence ATGATCGCTCGTCCACTTGTGGCCGCCGCGCTCCTCACCCTCGCCGCCGTGCCGGCCAGCGCGCAACTGGTGGCCCGGCCGGTGCCGAACGCCGGCGTCGAGTCGTTCACCTTCCAGTCGCCGTCGATGGGGGTGCGCTTCTCCCTCAACGTCGGAATGCCGGCGGACTACAAGCCGGGGGATGGCAAGCGCTACCCCGCGCTCATCGTGACCGATGGTGACTTTACCTTCGGCAACGTCTTCGCAGCGGCCGCTTCACTCTCCGGGGTCATCAAGCCGCTGTTCGTGATTAGCGTCGGTACGGCATTGACCGAGGGTGAAGCCGAGCACTCGCGGCGGCGCATCTACGAGTTCTCGCCTCCCGGCTGGGACCGGAAGGACGCCTTTGGCGAACTCGTCTCCGGGTTCTGCAAGACGCTGCAGAGCCCGGAGGGGCGATGCACCGGCGGTTCGGCGAAGTTCCTCACCGCGATCGCGACCGAGATGCTCCCGCTGCTCGCCGCGAAGTTCCCCATCGACACCACGCAGCTCGGGCTCTTCGGCCTTTCGGCGGGGGGCTTCTTCACGTCGTGGGCCGTCTTCCAGCCCAACTCGCCGTTCACGCGCTACATCATCTCCAGCCCAGCCATGTCCTACGGGCGCGGGGAGATCTTCCGGCAGGAGGCGGCGTACGCCGCGACGCACAAGGATCTCCCCGTGGGCATCTACCTCGCGGCGGGCGTGCTGGAGGCTACCGATCCGCAGCTGGAAGGAATCGGCGAGATCGTGAGCGGGATGTCGCACCTGGCGGGGACGCTTGGCGGCCGCAACTACCCCGGGCTCAAGCTCACCATCGAGTTCCACCCGGGGATGGGGCATTCCGACGTGATGGCGGCGTCGGTGGTGCGGGGACTGCGCACGCTGTACGCGAAGTAG
- a CDS encoding VOC family protein, which yields MSDPARTTICLWYDSGAEEAARFYASIFPDTAVKAVHRAPGDYPTGKEGDVLTVEFTVMGIPCLGLNGGPQFKHSEAFSFQVATADQAETDRLWDAIVGNGGQESMCGWCKDKWGISWQITPLALTRAMAGPDRAAAKRVFQAMLTMKKIDVATIEAARRG from the coding sequence ATGTCAGACCCCGCCCGCACGACGATCTGTCTCTGGTACGACAGCGGCGCCGAGGAAGCGGCGCGCTTCTATGCGTCCATCTTCCCCGATACGGCGGTGAAGGCGGTGCATCGCGCGCCGGGTGACTACCCGACGGGGAAGGAGGGGGACGTTCTTACCGTCGAGTTCACGGTGATGGGCATCCCCTGCCTCGGACTCAACGGCGGCCCGCAGTTCAAGCACAGCGAAGCCTTCTCGTTCCAGGTCGCGACCGCTGACCAGGCGGAGACCGATCGCCTGTGGGACGCGATTGTCGGTAACGGCGGCCAGGAGAGCATGTGCGGATGGTGCAAGGACAAGTGGGGCATCTCGTGGCAGATCACGCCGCTCGCCCTAACGAGAGCCATGGCCGGTCCCGACCGCGCTGCGGCAAAGCGCGTCTTCCAGGCAATGCTGACGATGAAGAAGATCGACGTCGCGACGATCGAAGCAGCGCGACGGGGGTGA
- a CDS encoding TonB-dependent receptor, which translates to MTPRSLLARLAPLLLLALLSTATVGSAQVSSTGVTLSGRIIDGDSKAALPYLSLQLLAEKDSAFVAGRLTDDAGGFSFSGLKKGSFVLVARRIGYRPIRQRVLVGELSPFLDLGTLSMVREAQALAGVVVTGSADAVAEAMDRKTFTVSDNVTQSGGSVLQAMSTVPGVTVGQDGKLLLRGSDKVVVLIDGKQTALTGFGSQAGLDNLPASALERIEVINNPSAKYDANASAGIINLVFRKEEQVGWNGKVGVMGGAGALWEKKANLPTIRPQYRGTAKFNPSVALNHRNGATNVFLQGDWLYSPTLNKNEFATRTYDDGTVITQQVKRNRRTDYATLNAGVDHAFDGRNTLHVAGLFNREKILDYGDNPYFEGTLQNRVRLWQFLEDEVKYTAFATASFIHKFPQAGHTLTVTSNYSFHREDEKYYFTNTLPTFVGNDAFKLISDEHVVDLNADYVKPLRQGRVEAGFKGRYRSIPVNMRFFPGLNSPIDTGAGGWANYRETIPALYANYVFESQRIELEGGVRVEGVNVNYDVNPNHNTYKSDGYRYFQPFPNVRAAWKFDDANKLSLFINRRVDRPNEVDIRIFPKYDEPELIKVGNPALQPQYATSAELGYKTSWSLGSFYVAAYHRIVDGTITRIATQAPGNTLLYNVFQNAGRSWSTGSEVVWQQTLAARLLLNANANIYRRTVDAFSVVNRYPVPVTYSAPREQLTSGNVKLGATVTLPGDWQLQLANTYLAPDLFPQGRLGSRYALDAGARKLVQRGRGELVINATDLLNTNQAERTLRGTNFRLVSTDYLETQVVRVGYSWKF; encoded by the coding sequence GTGACTCCTCGCTCGCTCCTCGCGCGCCTCGCGCCGCTCCTCCTGCTCGCGCTGCTGTCGACTGCCACCGTCGGGTCGGCCCAGGTGTCGTCCACCGGCGTCACCCTCTCCGGCCGCATCATCGACGGTGATTCCAAGGCGGCGCTCCCCTACCTCTCGCTCCAACTCCTCGCGGAGAAGGACAGCGCTTTCGTGGCCGGACGGCTTACGGATGACGCCGGGGGCTTCTCATTCTCCGGACTGAAGAAGGGGAGCTTCGTCCTCGTGGCGCGGCGCATCGGCTACCGTCCCATTCGCCAGCGCGTCCTGGTGGGTGAGCTCTCCCCCTTCCTCGACCTCGGCACGCTGTCAATGGTTAGGGAAGCGCAGGCGCTGGCCGGCGTGGTGGTGACGGGGAGCGCCGACGCGGTCGCCGAGGCGATGGACCGAAAGACGTTCACCGTCAGCGACAACGTTACCCAGTCGGGCGGATCCGTCCTGCAGGCCATGTCCACCGTGCCCGGGGTGACCGTGGGGCAGGACGGGAAACTGCTGCTGCGGGGGAGCGACAAGGTCGTCGTCCTCATCGACGGGAAGCAGACCGCACTCACCGGCTTCGGCTCGCAGGCGGGGCTCGACAACCTCCCCGCCTCGGCGCTGGAGCGCATCGAGGTCATCAACAACCCGTCGGCGAAGTACGACGCCAACGCGAGCGCCGGGATCATCAATCTGGTCTTCCGCAAGGAGGAGCAGGTGGGATGGAACGGAAAGGTCGGGGTGATGGGCGGGGCGGGAGCGCTGTGGGAGAAGAAGGCGAACCTCCCCACCATCCGTCCGCAGTACCGCGGGACGGCCAAGTTCAACCCGTCGGTCGCGCTCAATCATCGCAACGGTGCGACCAACGTCTTCCTGCAGGGCGACTGGCTCTACTCGCCGACGCTCAACAAGAACGAGTTTGCCACGCGCACCTACGATGACGGGACGGTCATCACGCAGCAGGTCAAGCGCAACCGTCGCACCGACTACGCCACGCTCAACGCCGGTGTCGACCATGCGTTCGATGGGCGCAACACGTTGCACGTGGCGGGGCTGTTCAACCGGGAGAAGATCCTCGATTACGGCGACAATCCGTATTTCGAGGGGACGCTGCAGAACCGCGTGCGTCTGTGGCAGTTCCTGGAGGATGAGGTGAAGTACACCGCCTTCGCGACCGCGTCGTTCATCCACAAGTTCCCGCAGGCCGGGCACACGCTCACGGTCACCAGCAACTACTCCTTCCATCGCGAGGACGAGAAGTACTACTTCACCAACACGCTCCCGACCTTCGTGGGGAACGACGCCTTCAAGCTCATCTCCGACGAGCACGTCGTGGACCTCAACGCCGACTACGTGAAGCCGCTTCGGCAGGGGCGTGTGGAGGCGGGCTTCAAGGGACGCTACCGCTCGATCCCGGTGAACATGCGCTTCTTCCCGGGACTCAACTCGCCCATCGACACCGGCGCCGGCGGCTGGGCCAACTATCGAGAGACGATTCCCGCGCTCTACGCGAACTACGTGTTCGAGAGCCAGCGTATCGAGCTGGAAGGCGGCGTACGCGTCGAGGGGGTGAACGTCAACTACGACGTCAACCCGAACCACAACACCTACAAGAGCGACGGCTATCGCTACTTCCAGCCCTTTCCCAACGTGCGCGCGGCCTGGAAGTTCGACGACGCCAACAAGCTCTCGCTCTTCATCAATCGTCGCGTCGATCGCCCCAATGAGGTCGACATCCGCATCTTTCCCAAGTATGACGAGCCCGAGCTGATCAAGGTGGGGAATCCCGCGTTGCAGCCGCAATATGCCACGTCGGCGGAGTTGGGGTACAAGACGAGCTGGTCGCTGGGGAGCTTCTACGTCGCCGCCTATCATCGCATCGTCGACGGCACCATCACGCGCATCGCCACGCAGGCGCCGGGAAACACGCTGCTCTACAACGTCTTCCAGAACGCGGGACGCAGCTGGAGCACCGGGAGCGAGGTGGTGTGGCAACAGACGCTCGCGGCCAGGCTCCTCCTCAATGCCAACGCCAACATCTACCGCCGCACCGTCGACGCCTTCTCGGTGGTGAATCGCTATCCCGTCCCGGTCACCTACTCCGCACCGCGCGAGCAGCTCACGTCGGGCAACGTGAAGCTTGGCGCCACCGTCACCTTGCCGGGCGACTGGCAGCTGCAACTCGCCAACACGTACCTCGCGCCCGACCTTTTCCCGCAAGGAAGGCTTGGCAGTCGTTACGCGCTGGACGCGGGGGCCAGGAAACTCGTGCAGCGCGGTCGCGGCGAGCTGGTGATCAACGCCACGGACCTCCTCAACACCAACCAGGCAGAGCGCACGCTGCGCGGGACGAACTTCCGCCTCGTCAGCACCGACTACCTGGAGACGCAGGTCGTGCGCGTGGGGTATAGCTGGAAGTTCTAG
- a CDS encoding ABC transporter permease: protein MTTNLRHAVRSLRRTPGVVAAVILTLGLGIGLATATAAVARTVAFAGLPLRDADRVLVLWGVDRARSFPHLPLRPGDVHGLTDRMRGVADIAAGDYNGAYPWPFVAPDGGGAPLRLRMTLAGGRYFDVLGTPPALGRALRPDDDVVGAPRVIVLSHAAWQRHFGCDPDIIGRTLRSVIFGAAYTIVGVMPPGLDLPRGVEGWTAFVPTAAVDGSLDKSPWAVDVVARIAPGSNAARVRQVLTDYYATLAAAGARQYAGARATSRPVPELVTGDVRVPFRALGAAALVLLVATCGNVAGLLLVRAGARRRELALRTALGATRGTLVRALLQQHALLALAGGAVGALVAAASVRAFALLAPAELPRVAEVGVDWRTWVALAAVTTLATLAIGVAPALSATRFPPASVLGAAHAGAGGRTGDVRTRRILVGAQVALALVLLSTSTLLGRSLVNLTSLDLGVTAPERLSFVELIPSAGWDAGVAPDTPEARGEHWLSLQEEILSRIAALPGVDGVAPVVHEAYAGAAGWDARLEAEGAAADDSARRPYLNMEITNEAYLRVTGGTLLRGRWLSASDRDHAPAVMVLSEKAASILFPGEDAVGRRVRLWGGRLVMVIGIVRDARFREFLEPRATFYLPVRQFDGGAPFLAIRTRMRPTALDAQVRQVVSSLAPGLAVHPHGTMQDRLAEPLARPRLLAAVLGGYALAVVLLAVAGLYVVVASSVSARRKEFGIRAALGATPNRLLQLVMGEGGRVAAVGLVVGVAMVLGAGQMLASLLYGVTANDPFSLAASVTVLLGVCLVAVAVPAFRASAADPASELRGE from the coding sequence ATGACCACCAACCTGCGCCACGCCGTGCGCTCGCTGCGGCGCACACCCGGCGTTGTCGCCGCGGTCATTCTCACCCTGGGGCTGGGGATCGGGCTCGCCACGGCGACCGCCGCGGTCGCGCGCACCGTCGCCTTTGCCGGGCTGCCACTGCGCGACGCCGACCGCGTCCTCGTGCTCTGGGGGGTGGACCGCGCCAGGAGCTTTCCGCACCTCCCGCTGCGGCCCGGCGACGTGCACGGGCTCACCGACCGGATGCGCGGCGTGGCCGACATTGCGGCTGGCGACTACAACGGTGCGTATCCGTGGCCGTTTGTTGCTCCTGACGGCGGCGGCGCCCCGTTGCGGCTGCGCATGACACTCGCCGGCGGTCGCTACTTCGACGTGCTGGGCACACCACCGGCGCTGGGGCGCGCGCTGCGCCCGGACGACGACGTCGTCGGCGCACCGCGCGTCATCGTGCTCAGCCACGCCGCCTGGCAGCGCCACTTCGGTTGCGACCCCGACATCATCGGACGCACACTCAGGTCGGTCATCTTCGGCGCAGCGTACACGATCGTCGGCGTGATGCCGCCAGGGCTCGACCTCCCGCGAGGAGTGGAAGGGTGGACCGCCTTCGTTCCCACCGCTGCGGTCGACGGCTCGCTGGACAAGAGCCCGTGGGCGGTGGACGTCGTGGCCCGCATTGCGCCAGGGAGCAACGCGGCACGCGTGCGGCAGGTGCTAACCGACTACTACGCCACGCTGGCGGCCGCCGGGGCGCGACAGTACGCAGGGGCGCGCGCCACCTCACGCCCTGTCCCGGAACTGGTCACCGGCGACGTGCGGGTGCCCTTTCGCGCGTTAGGCGCGGCTGCGCTCGTCCTCCTCGTCGCCACCTGCGGCAACGTTGCCGGGCTCCTCCTCGTCCGCGCGGGCGCGCGCCGGCGCGAGCTGGCGTTGCGCACAGCGCTCGGCGCCACGCGCGGCACCCTCGTGCGCGCGCTCCTGCAGCAGCACGCGCTGCTCGCGCTGGCCGGTGGCGCCGTGGGCGCCCTCGTCGCCGCAGCGAGCGTGCGCGCCTTCGCGCTCCTCGCCCCCGCCGAGTTGCCGCGCGTCGCCGAGGTCGGCGTGGACTGGCGAACGTGGGTGGCGCTCGCCGCCGTGACCACGCTCGCCACGCTGGCTATCGGCGTCGCTCCCGCGCTCTCCGCCACGCGCTTTCCGCCCGCATCGGTGCTCGGCGCGGCGCATGCTGGGGCCGGTGGGCGCACCGGCGACGTGCGCACGCGACGCATCCTCGTCGGCGCGCAGGTCGCGCTGGCACTCGTCCTCCTCAGCACGTCCACGCTGCTGGGACGCTCGCTGGTCAACCTCACCTCGCTCGACCTCGGCGTGACCGCTCCCGAGCGTTTGTCTTTCGTCGAGCTGATCCCCTCGGCCGGTTGGGATGCCGGCGTTGCGCCTGACACGCCCGAGGCGCGCGGCGAGCACTGGTTGTCGCTGCAGGAGGAGATCCTCTCCCGCATTGCCGCCCTTCCAGGAGTGGATGGTGTCGCCCCGGTGGTGCACGAGGCCTACGCCGGCGCTGCCGGCTGGGATGCGCGTCTCGAAGCCGAGGGGGCCGCCGCGGACGACTCCGCGCGCCGCCCGTACCTCAACATGGAGATCACCAACGAAGCGTATCTCCGCGTGACGGGCGGAACGTTACTGCGCGGGCGCTGGCTCTCGGCGAGCGATCGCGACCACGCGCCCGCGGTCATGGTGCTGAGCGAGAAGGCGGCGAGCATCCTCTTTCCGGGCGAGGACGCGGTGGGGCGTCGCGTTAGGCTGTGGGGCGGGCGCCTGGTCATGGTGATCGGGATCGTGCGTGACGCGCGCTTCCGCGAGTTCCTCGAGCCCAGGGCAACCTTCTATCTCCCGGTGCGACAGTTCGATGGCGGGGCGCCGTTCCTCGCCATTCGTACGCGCATGAGGCCAACCGCACTTGACGCGCAGGTGCGCCAGGTGGTGTCGTCGCTCGCGCCGGGGCTGGCCGTGCACCCCCACGGGACGATGCAGGATCGCCTGGCCGAGCCGCTGGCGCGTCCGCGCTTGCTCGCCGCGGTGCTGGGCGGCTACGCGCTTGCCGTCGTGCTCCTGGCGGTGGCCGGATTGTACGTCGTGGTGGCCTCGAGCGTTTCCGCGCGTCGCAAGGAGTTCGGGATCCGCGCCGCATTGGGCGCCACGCCGAACCGGCTGTTGCAGCTGGTGATGGGAGAAGGGGGGCGCGTGGCGGCAGTCGGCTTGGTGGTGGGGGTGGCGATGGTGCTGGGCGCCGGGCAGATGCTGGCGTCGCTGCTGTACGGCGTCACCGCCAACGATCCGTTCTCGCTCGCCGCGTCGGTGACGGTGCTGCTGGGGGTTTGCCTCGTGGCGGTGGCGGTGCCGGCGTTCCGGGCGAGCGCAGCGGACCCCGCGAGCGAGTTGCGCGGAGAGTAA
- a CDS encoding PQQ-binding-like beta-propeller repeat protein: MPLRLPLSPWAASALVLALACTSAPRNVDWPVYQGSDAKTHYTTLAQISPANVAQLRVAWTYDTKDAFEGSEMQSNPIIVGGVLYAMSPTQRAFALDAATGKELWSFDPTNGKFTGPRIRYRGVVVHDGRVYFNYRYRLFSLDAATGQKAAGWGNDSGWVDLREGLGRPVEGLSVSASTPGAVYKDMLIIGTAVPEALPSAPGDIRAYDVKSGKIRWSFHTIPHPGEAGYETWSPEAWKVAGGANAWSGVTVDQQRGMVFFATGSASFDFYGANRLGDNLFANSIVALDASTGARKWHFQGLRHDLWDRDFPAAPTLVTVRRNGRPVDAVAQITKTGHVWLLDRDTGAELFPSEWRKMPPAILDGEATADSQRFPTLPKPFARQQLTEAMLTRRTPEAHAAALKLFRENPTPDPWTPPNTKGIIIFPGVDGGGEYGGPAFDPKTGMLYVNANEMGWILKIVPRETNSLFGAYCAECHGARSTPIGPTLTGVAKRLTREQVSNAIRAGTGRMPAFATALGDSGIAQLTEYLISGKAPTLMPRDLPTFLKYRNTTFDIFLDHEGYPAIEPPWGTLSAIDLNSGETKWSIPFGEYPKLAEQGLTNTGSDNYGGAIVTENGLLIIAATTYDNKIRAFDKSNGKLLWEGALPAAGNTTPSTYMVNGKQYIVIACGGGKNGAPSGGSYVAFALP; this comes from the coding sequence ATGCCGCTTCGCCTCCCGCTCTCGCCCTGGGCCGCCAGCGCCCTCGTTCTCGCGCTCGCCTGTACCAGCGCCCCGCGGAACGTCGATTGGCCCGTCTACCAGGGGAGCGACGCCAAGACCCACTACACCACGTTGGCGCAGATCTCCCCGGCCAACGTTGCGCAGCTCCGCGTCGCGTGGACGTACGACACGAAGGACGCCTTCGAGGGGTCGGAGATGCAATCCAATCCCATCATCGTGGGCGGCGTGCTGTACGCGATGTCGCCAACGCAGCGCGCCTTCGCGCTCGACGCCGCCACGGGGAAGGAACTCTGGTCGTTCGACCCTACCAACGGAAAGTTCACCGGGCCGCGCATCCGCTATCGCGGCGTCGTGGTGCACGACGGGCGCGTCTACTTCAACTATCGCTATCGGCTCTTCTCGCTCGACGCCGCGACGGGACAGAAGGCCGCCGGCTGGGGGAATGACAGCGGATGGGTCGACCTGCGCGAGGGGCTCGGCCGCCCCGTCGAGGGGCTCTCGGTGAGCGCCAGCACTCCAGGCGCCGTCTACAAGGACATGCTCATCATCGGGACCGCCGTCCCCGAGGCGCTCCCTTCGGCGCCGGGCGACATCCGCGCCTATGACGTGAAGAGCGGGAAGATCCGCTGGTCGTTCCACACCATCCCGCACCCCGGTGAGGCCGGCTACGAGACCTGGTCGCCCGAGGCGTGGAAGGTCGCCGGCGGCGCCAACGCCTGGAGTGGCGTCACCGTGGACCAGCAACGCGGAATGGTCTTCTTCGCCACCGGCTCCGCGTCGTTTGACTTCTACGGCGCCAACCGGCTCGGCGACAACCTCTTCGCCAACTCCATCGTAGCGCTCGACGCCAGCACCGGGGCGCGCAAATGGCACTTCCAGGGGCTCAGGCACGACCTGTGGGACCGCGACTTTCCGGCGGCGCCCACGCTCGTCACCGTCCGCCGCAACGGACGCCCGGTCGACGCCGTCGCCCAGATCACCAAGACCGGGCACGTCTGGCTCCTCGATCGCGACACCGGCGCCGAGCTCTTCCCCAGCGAGTGGCGCAAGATGCCGCCCGCCATCCTCGATGGCGAGGCAACCGCCGATTCGCAGCGCTTCCCCACCCTCCCCAAGCCGTTCGCCCGGCAGCAGCTGACGGAGGCGATGCTCACCAGGCGCACACCGGAAGCGCACGCGGCGGCCCTCAAGCTCTTCAGGGAGAATCCCACCCCCGACCCGTGGACGCCGCCCAACACAAAGGGGATCATCATCTTCCCCGGTGTCGACGGCGGCGGCGAGTATGGCGGCCCGGCGTTTGACCCAAAGACGGGAATGCTCTACGTCAACGCCAATGAGATGGGATGGATCCTCAAGATCGTCCCGCGCGAGACCAACTCGCTCTTTGGCGCCTACTGCGCCGAGTGTCACGGGGCCAGGAGCACCCCCATTGGGCCGACGCTCACCGGCGTCGCCAAGCGCCTCACGCGCGAGCAGGTCTCCAACGCCATCCGTGCCGGCACCGGTCGCATGCCGGCCTTCGCCACGGCGTTAGGCGACAGCGGCATCGCGCAACTGACCGAGTACCTCATCAGCGGCAAGGCGCCCACGCTGATGCCGCGCGACCTCCCCACCTTCCTCAAGTACCGCAATACCACCTTCGACATCTTCCTCGACCACGAAGGGTACCCCGCCATCGAGCCGCCATGGGGGACGCTCTCCGCGATCGACCTCAACTCTGGCGAGACCAAGTGGTCCATCCCCTTCGGCGAGTACCCCAAGCTCGCCGAACAAGGGCTCACGAACACCGGAAGCGACAACTACGGCGGCGCCATCGTCACCGAGAACGGGCTCCTCATCATCGCCGCCACCACTTACGACAACAAGATCCGTGCGTTCGACAAATCGAACGGGAAGCTTCTCTGGGAAGGGGCGCTCCCGGCCGCGGGAAACACGACGCCTTCGACCTACATGGTGAACGGGAAGCAGTACATCGTAATTGCCTGCGGCGGGGGGAAGAACGGGGCGCCGAGCGGGGGATCGTACGTCGCGTTTGCGCTGCCCTGA
- a CDS encoding gluconokinase — MLQLPPTTPRPRVPRLSSVNPDRPPLTPVLLVLMGVAGAGKSTVGAALASALGVEFVEGDDLHPAENRARMSAGIPLTDADRAGWLRTLAEQLAQAHREGRGLVVACSALKRAYRDVLRAGAPVRFVFLDGDRWLIAERLERRRGHFMPPALLDSQFATLEAPAPDEAAWRFDVSTPPDEIALEVVARLVKAAANARGDAR; from the coding sequence ATGTTGCAGCTGCCGCCAACAACTCCGCGCCCGCGCGTGCCACGCCTCTCGTCCGTGAACCCCGATCGGCCACCTCTAACGCCCGTGCTCCTCGTCCTGATGGGCGTTGCCGGCGCCGGCAAGAGCACGGTCGGCGCTGCACTCGCCAGCGCGTTGGGCGTCGAGTTCGTCGAGGGAGACGACTTGCACCCGGCGGAGAATCGCGCGCGCATGTCCGCGGGAATCCCGCTCACCGATGCGGACCGCGCCGGTTGGCTGCGGACGCTCGCCGAGCAGCTCGCCCAGGCGCACAGGGAGGGGCGTGGGCTCGTGGTCGCCTGCTCGGCGCTCAAGCGCGCCTATCGCGACGTGCTGCGCGCGGGTGCGCCGGTGCGCTTTGTCTTCCTCGACGGCGACCGCTGGCTCATCGCCGAGCGACTCGAGCGGCGCCGCGGGCACTTCATGCCGCCCGCGCTCCTCGATTCCCAGTTCGCGACCCTCGAGGCACCCGCGCCTGACGAGGCGGCGTGGCGCTTCGATGTCTCGACTCCGCCTGACGAGATCGCCCTCGAAGTGGTGGCGCGTCTCGTGAAGGCGGCGGCCAACGCACGTGGCGACGCCCGATGA